Proteins encoded by one window of Armatimonadota bacterium:
- a CDS encoding ABC transporter substrate-binding protein translates to MRMTRRRFLKYAGTGLGTVVVGDRLAGWLAAQEATVTVGAVYPLTGALARIGAAIKNGIELAVEIVNTPYPDLNLPLAASAGLPRLGGRRLRVVWGDSRGDPATGRAEAERLIERERVAALIGSYQSAVTATASLPAEARGVPFLNPESSSPRLTERGFKWFFRTGPHDTTFTKLFFDMMEELKKRGHKISRVAILAEDTEFGATAAGVAKGFASVYNYQLVANELYTSPPASLTAEFLRIRAANPDVVIGANYLVDAIVIVRTLKEMRWMPQGFFVHAGFTTVPDYLQAVGKDGWYFLPRAPWALGTARRKPLVAKVNDLYRKRHNTDMDEVVARAFTGMLTLADAINRAGSTSPAAIQAALRETRIPGGQTIMPWQGIEFDAKGQNRHAAGVVTQILDNEYKVVYPFDLAETPVVWPAPPWERR, encoded by the coding sequence ATGAGGATGACGCGCCGGAGGTTCCTCAAGTACGCGGGGACCGGTCTTGGCACGGTGGTTGTCGGGGATCGGCTGGCCGGCTGGCTGGCCGCGCAGGAGGCCACCGTCACCGTCGGGGCGGTCTATCCCTTGACCGGCGCACTGGCCCGCATCGGCGCCGCCATCAAGAACGGCATTGAACTGGCCGTGGAGATCGTCAATACCCCCTATCCCGACCTGAACCTGCCGCTGGCGGCGTCGGCGGGGCTGCCCAGGCTCGGGGGCCGCAGGCTGCGCGTCGTATGGGGCGATTCCCGGGGCGATCCGGCGACGGGCCGCGCAGAGGCCGAGCGCCTGATCGAGCGGGAGCGCGTGGCCGCCCTGATCGGCTCCTACCAGAGCGCCGTCACGGCGACGGCGAGCCTGCCCGCCGAAGCGCGGGGGGTTCCGTTCCTCAACCCTGAGTCGTCGTCTCCCCGCCTGACGGAGCGTGGCTTCAAGTGGTTCTTCCGGACGGGCCCCCACGACACGACGTTTACCAAGCTCTTTTTCGACATGATGGAAGAGCTCAAGAAGCGGGGCCACAAGATTTCCCGGGTGGCGATCCTCGCCGAAGACACCGAGTTCGGGGCCACGGCGGCCGGGGTGGCCAAGGGGTTCGCCTCCGTGTACAACTACCAGCTCGTGGCCAACGAGCTCTACACCTCCCCTCCGGCCAGCCTGACCGCTGAGTTCCTGCGTATCCGCGCCGCGAATCCCGACGTCGTCATCGGTGCCAACTACCTGGTGGACGCTATCGTCATCGTCCGGACCCTGAAGGAGATGCGCTGGATGCCCCAGGGATTTTTCGTGCACGCGGGGTTTACGACCGTGCCCGACTACCTGCAGGCGGTGGGTAAGGACGGCTGGTACTTCCTGCCGCGGGCGCCGTGGGCGCTGGGCACGGCGCGACGCAAGCCGCTGGTGGCCAAGGTCAACGACCTGTACCGAAAGCGCCACAACACCGACATGGACGAGGTCGTGGCCCGGGCCTTTACGGGGATGCTGACGCTGGCGGATGCGATCAACCGCGCTGGCTCCACCAGCCCCGCCGCGATTCAGGCCGCCCTGCGTGAGACCCGTATCCCGGGAGGGCAGACGATCATGCCCTGGCAGGGGATCGAGTTCGATGCCAAGGGGCAGAACAGGCACGCCGCCGGCGTCGTGACCCAGATCCTGGACAACGAGTACAAGGTCGTCTACCCCTTTGATCTGGCGGAGACGCCGGTGGTCTGGCCGGCCCCGCCGTGGGAGCGGCGGTAG